The window ATGATTCAACATTGGAAGATGCAAAAGAAGTTGGGATGGACAAAATTGCAAATGTTGTTGATACAGGAGTAGGAATTTTGGGTATTCCTAAGGACAAAGTATCTTCACAAGTTAAACAATTAATCTTAAGTGCTGATATTATAATCTCAAAAGGTCAAGCAAACTTTGAATCCATAGATGAGTTTGAGGAAATTCAAGGCAATGTATTTTATCTTCTCAAGATTAAATGTGAATTCTTGGCTAAAAAACTTGGTTTTAAACTTGGAGATTTAGTGCTGATTAATGGTGAAAACGTAAGAAAAAGAAAATTAGCATGAACTAAAAACTATTTTGAATATTCTTTTTTGTGAAATTCAAAGTTTCTTTTATCTTGTAAGATTATGTGAGAAAAACTGCCAATGTCAGTAGTAGCAAAAAGTTTATATCCCTCATCATAGCACTCATCACAGGCATCATGTGGTATTGTAATCGCAAAGACCCTATAGTTTAAACAATATGATTCAATAGTTATAAGTCCTGAGCACTTGTTACAAATTTTAATACTCTCAAGCTGCTGTTCTAAAAATCCCATGGTGTCATAGTATATCGATTTTTTCCGTGTAAAATATTTCTGGTATTTTTTCTTGAGATCATGCTCAGTCTGCTCTTTGTTTTTCCATATAGTGTATACATTTTCACACAATCTTTTAATGTATTCACTTATTTTTGTCGATTGCCTTAACTTTTCGTAGTCATAGTCAGGCTCTTTAATATTAGAGTAATCAATACCAGCAAGGGCAAATATTATGCCGAGATTAACATAAGGTAAAGCACTTTCGACAGAGTAGCCACCTTCTAACACCGAAATATGAGGATTTAATTTTTCGGTGAGTTTAGCATAGCCTTGTGCTGAAAAGTTCATATTTGTCAAAGGGTCGGAGTAGTGATTATCTTGTCCAGCTGAATTTATGATAATCTCAGGTTTAAATTCTTCTAAGATAGGGAGGATCAAATTTTCCAAACAATACAAAAATCCCTCATCTGAAGTATAAGGTGGCAAAGGCAAATTGAGAGTGTACCCAATTGCAGCTGGGCCGCCTATTTCGTTTGTAAAACCACTTCCAGGATAAAGTGTTCTTCCATCTTGATGCAGGGATATAAAAAGAACATCTTTGTCGTTCCAGAATATATCCTGTGTTCCGTCGCCGTGATGACAATCTGTATCAATGATTGCTATCTTTTTTGTTTTATGCTCTTTCCTTAAATATTCGACCATTATTGCTTCATTGTTTATTATACAAAATCCTCTGTCACCATATGTTATTCTGTGAGCATGGTGACCAGGGGGGCGAATCAAAGCAAACCCTTTTGTAACCTCGTTTGACAAAACTTTTTTAGCTATTGTGATGCTACTGCCCGCTGCTATTTTATGTGAAATGGTTACAATCGAATCAACGTCAGGGATACAAAAGTGTGTAAGGTTTATATATTTGTCGTCAATTACTTCAGGATTGTACACAAATATATTCTCATAGTCAAAAAGACCTTCTTCTTCAATTTGGTCAATGGTATAAAGAAGTCTTTCTTCTCTCTCGGGATGTGTAGGTGTAATTTTCCAGTCAAAGGCAGGAAAAAGTATCAGTCCAAGTTTGTTTTGTGCTTTTTGCATTATTAAACCCCTCCATTTATTTTAATTCTTGCAATTTGGGCTTTAGCTGTGCTTTAATCTTAATTATCTTTCCACAATACCTAAGGTTTCTAATCATGTTAAATGAATTCTCCTCGATAATTTCTATCTCCTCAGCCGAAAGAGCATCCCCTGCTTCTATGATCTTATTTATCAGAAAATCCTTTGCTTGGGCAGGAGTAAAATCTATATCAACACTTTCACACTTATTCAGTTCAGGTATATAAACTTTTCCTTGCTGAGTGTCTGCAATCAAATTATATTCTCTTGAGACTGATCCGAGTGCGCACCCTATTGCGTTTGCCACCATATAATATTGAGGAACTTCTACCCTGATTTTTAACTTTTTTTCTAAGTGTTCCCTAATCAAATCAGCAGCCCCACCAATCACAATTGCCTTTTCTGGAGCAAATTTCTCACCGTATAAGAGTTTTTGGATTGTATATACAGGGGCGGAGTTAATGTACTCAATACCTTCTTTTATTTTCTTGGAGATTGCATTTAAAGCTATTTCTAATACTTCATTACAAAAAAGTGTAAGGGACATATTCACTTTTTTGGATAAGTTCATAAGTCGAGTTTGAAGCTTATTATCTAAACAAGAAGAGTTTGTTGAGTACAGTAGCACGTCAGAAAAGGTTACAACGTTTTCCCTATCAGTTGCATAAGATTTTACAGTTTCAGGGCCAACTGAGATAGAATCTTCAACTTTTACAATACTGTCGCCACCAATTCCCACAGACCTTGAATAAATAGCACGCACTAAAGTAGGATAATTTCCTATTGTTGCTCCATACTGCTCTAAGACAAATTGGCCGTTACATACAAATGAAATATCAGTAGTGGTTCCACCAATGTCGATTATAACTGCATTTGAGATGGGTTTTGATAAGATATAACCCCCTTGTGCTGAAGCAGCGGGTCCTGACAGAATCGAGAAAATAGGAAATTCTTTTAAATTTTCTAAATTGATAATTCCACCATCTGGTTTTTGAATGAACACTATTTCAGTAGGTAAATTCTTTTCTTTCAAGAATTCTAAAATAGCACTATAAAGAAGCTTAAAACTGCTATAAACAGCTGAATTTAGATATGTTGAGAATACTCTTCGCGGAAAGTTCAGTTTGCCAGAAATCCTGTGGCCTAAGGAAATAAACTCAAAACAATGCTTTTTAACAATATCATATATTTCATTCTCGTGTTTTGGATTTCTCACAGAGAACTTACAAGCAATTCCTACGTTTCTTATTGAGAACTTTTTAAATTCTGAGACTGCTTTTTCTACTGTATGAGGAGAAAAACTTTTAACTTCAATACCTCTGTTGTTTATGTAACCATCGACCAAAACATTAGCATCTGCACACATAAGAAAATCTGGATTTGCTCCGATACCGTTTTCGATTATCATTCCAACTTTGTCAAGTTTGTTTTGAACAATTGCATTTGTGGTAATTGTAGTACTGAGCACAATACGATTAAGAGTTGAGATATGATCTTTTGTTATAAATTCTTCTAAGCTTGTCAATATAGACGAAAGAACGTCATGGCCAAGTTCAAATTTTTTATAATCAACAACTTTGTTATTTTCAATTGCAACAATGTCGATATTTGTTCCGCCCACATCAAGACCAATTATCATTTTAGATTCACCTGCTTTTTAAGATGGTGTACAATTATTATTATAACCCTTTCTTGATTTTATGGGTAAAAATACTTTAAAATAGATAATGCAAAAAGTTTTTGCACTTTGTCTTAAATATTTTGAAAGGAATGATTCTGCTGCAATGATTAAAAGCATGACAGGTTATGGTGGTTCAAAGCAGATTATAAACCTAAGAGAGTATTCAGTTGACATAAGGAGTGTAAACCATAGATATTTAGAGATAAACTTGAAAGTACCAAAAGAATTTGTAAAGTTTGAGAGTGAGATAAAAAATCTTATCTCAAAATATATTTCGCGAGGAAAAGTTGATGTCTATGTAAGTTTTAAAAGTTTTAGCGAAAAAGATTACAGAATAATACCTAATTTAGGGCTGCTCAAGCAGTATTTAGAAGCGATAAATGTTGTTAGAGAGAACTTTGCTGAGGTTCAAGATGATTTTAGCTTGTCAACTTTCATAAAGCTTCCGGATGCACTTGTCATTGAAAATCAGGAACTTGACAGTGATATAATAAAAAATGAGCTATTAAGTTGTATTGAGGATGCGGTAAAAAGCCTTGATAATATGAGAAAGACTGAGGGCGAAAATTTAAAAAAAGACATATTACAAAGAATTGAAAAGATAAAAGAGATAATTCAGACTATAGAGCAATATTCAGCTTCCCTGGTAGAGAATTACCGTGAAAAACTTTATAAAAGAATAAGCGAATACTTTGACATAAAAAACATAGACGAGAACAGGCTGATGTTGGAAATAACCCTCTTTGCTGACAAGAGTGATATCACAGAAGAATTAGTAAGGCTAAAAAGTCATATAAATCAGTTTGTTGGGTGTATAGAAGAAGGTGGAGTTGTTGGTAAAAAGCTTGATTTTATTGTCCAGGAGATGAACAGGGAGGCAAATACAATTGGTGCAAAGTCTATAATCTATGAGATTTCAAGTTGTGTTGTTAGCTTAAAAGATGAGCTTGAAAAAATCCGTGAACAAGTTCAAAATATTGAGTAGAGGTGAGTTTCTTTGAGTAACAGTGGTAATATAAAGCTTATTAACATTGGATTTGGAAATATTGTTTCAGCAAACAGGCTGATTGCAATTGTCAGTCCTGACTCTGCACCAATAAAGAGAATAATCCAAGAAGCAAGAGAAAGAGGAATGCTAATTGATGCGACATACGGGAGAAGAACAAGAGCTGTTATTATAACAGATTCTGACCATGTGATATTGTCAGCTGTCCAGCCAGAAACTGTTGCACACAGAGTAATAGAGCCTGAAGAAGATTTTGAGGAAGATATTGATGTTGATGATGAGGTTGACAAAAAATGAAAGAAGGGCTTTTAATCGTTATATCAGGTCCAGCAGGTGTTGGAAAAGGTACAGTTGTTGGTAGACTTTTAGAGAGAAATCCTAATATTAAACTTTCAATTTCAAAGACCACAAGAAAACCAAGACCTGATGAAAAAGAAGGTATCAGCTATTTTTTTGTCTCCAGGGAACAATTTGAAGATGATATAAAAAATGATAATTTGTTAGAATATGCTGAGTATAACAACAATTATTACGGCACACCTAAGGATTTTGTTTTAGAGACATTGAAGAAAGGTTTTGATGTAATATTGGAGATTGAAACACAGGGTGCGTTGAAAATCAAGTCTAAATTTGAAGATGCAGTACTCATATTCATGCTACCACCGTCTATGCAAGAGTTGTATAACAGGCTCAAGAAAAGAGCAACAGAGACCGAAGAGGAGATCGAGGCAAGAATGAATATTGCAAGAGGTGAAATCAAGCTTTTGCCAAAGTATGACTATTGTGTTGTAAATGATGATGTTGATAAAGCTGTTGAAGCAATTGAAAAGATTATTGAAGTAGAGAAACTTAAAACAAGAAGATTTGACATACAAAGTTTTTTAAAGGAGTGAGATAGGATGTTACTTCGACCTGGGCTTAATGAACTTTTGCAGTATGTAGACAATAAATATACACTCTCTGTGCTTGTTGCAAAACGTGCAAGACAGCTTTTAGAACAGGCTCAGAAAAAAATGGATTTAAATTTAAATTCTGACAAATATGTCACAATGGCAGTAAATGAAACTGCTTCTGGCAAAATTTCCTACAAGTATATAAAGCCGGTGAAAAAGAATGAGTCTAAAAAATAAAAATGTGTTGATTGGAATATGTGGTGGTATAGCAGCGTATAAAGTGTGCGAGTTAATCAGGCTTTTGAGAAAACTTGAAGCTAATGTTAAGATAATTATGACTCAAAATGCTCAAAAATTTATAACTCCCTTGACTGTGCAAACTCTTTCTCAAAACAGAGTTTATCTTGACACCTTTGAAAGCGAGTATTCCTATGATATAGAGCATATATCTTTGACAAACTGGGCAGATATCTTAATTGTAGCACCTGCAACAGCAAATATCATTGGCAAATTTGCAAATGGTATTGCCGATGATCTTTTATCAACCACCTTTTTGGCTTTCAATAAGCCCATTTTGGTTGTTCCTGCAATGAATTCGAACATGTTTGAAAATAGGATTGTTCAGGCAAATATACAAAAGCTGAAACAGATGGGTATAAATGTTTTAGAGCCTGATGCAGGACTTTTAGCCTGTGGAGTGTATGGTAAAGGACGTTATCCTGAAAACCAGAAAATTATAATCGAAATTGAAAGACTGCTTGAAAAAAAAGATTTAGAAGGCAAAAGCATTCTCATCACAGCAGGGCCAACAAGAGAATACTTAGACCCTGTGAGGTTTATTTCTAACAGGTCGTCAGGTAAAATGGGGTTTGCGTTAGCAGAAGAAGCCTATAAAAGAGGTGCAAAAGTTACACTAATATCAGGTCCAGTAAACATTCAGACCTATGCAGATATCAAAATAATCAATGTTGAAACAGCTTCTCAGATGTACGATGAAGTAAAAAAGATGAAAGATGAGCATGATATACTAATATTCTCTGCTGCAGTTGCAGACTTCAGACCAAAAAACTTTAAAGAGTCAAAGATAAAAAAAGACCAGTGGCAAAATCTTCATATTGAACTTGAAAAAAACCCTGATATTTTAAAATATGCTGGAGAGACTAAAAAAGATTGGCAAATTGTTGTTGGATTTTCAGCCGAGACAGAAAATGTAGTTGAAAATTCTCAAAAAAAACTTTATGAAAAAAATGCAGATTTAATTGTTGCCAACAATGTTTTACAAGAAGGTGCTGGATTTGATGTGGATACGAACATAGTGACACTCATATCAAAGGATAAGATTTTGGAATTTTCCAAACTTACTAAAAGAGAAGTGGCAAGTAAAATATTTGACTTCATAGTGGATTACCTCTGCAGAAAGGAGCAGAGGTAATACTTTTAATGGGTGGAGTTTTGAGAATGATTGCTGAGGTGTGTATTAATTATCAAGATGCAAACGTGGATAAGACATTTGACTATTTGGTACCAGAACATCTTGAAGAGCTTGTCGAAGTTGGTAAAAGGGTGTATGTAAACTTTGGAGTTTCGAACAGGGTTGTAGAAGGACTCATTGTCAATGTAAAAGAAGATACAAATATTGAGAAGGAAAAGCTAAAACGCATTTTTAGTGTAATTGACAAAATCCCAGTTGTATCTGAGGAGCAAATAAAGCTTGCGTTTTCTATCCGCGATTATTATGCTCTTAAATTGGGGCAGGCGTTAGAATTGGTTATTCCACCTTTTATAAGTAATAAAGATATATACCAAATTTCTGCAAAGACTGACCAAGAGATAGATTTAGAGGGCGAATTGAAGGAGATTTACAAGAAAATTTTAAAAAGACCCATTTCGGCAAATTCAAAATTTGCAAAAGAGAACAAAGAAAAGATTATAAGTCTATTTTTAAAGGGATTACTTAAATATGAATTAAAGCCTTTAAAAAGTTTAGAAGATAAAAAGGAAAACATGTTGACAGAACCCCAATACGGGTTGACTGATGAGCAAAATAGAGCTCTTGATGTGATAAAGACAGCTTTTGATGAAGGAGTATACAAAAACATTCTTTTATTTGGAGTAACTGGAAGTGGAAAAACAGAAGTGTATATTCAAGCAATGAAGTATGTAATCGAAAAGGGTAAAAGTGTAATCCTGATGGTACCTGAAATTTCTCTTACTCCTCAGATGATTGAAAGTGTTAAAAACAGATTAAACACTACTGTTGTTGTCTATCACAGTAAGATGAGCAGTTTACAAAGACAGATGGCATGGCTGAAATTAAAAAGCGGAGAGGCAAAGGTGGTAATTGGCCCAAGGTCAGCAATATTTGCCCCAGCAAAGGAGTTAGGTCTTATAATTGTAGATGAAGAGCATGAACCGAGCTACAAAGCTGAAAAGTCTCCCCGTATAAATGCTGTCGAGGTTGCTCAGATGAGAGCAAAGATAAATAACATTCCAGTTGTCTTAGGTTCAGCAACTCCAATGGTCGAACACTATTACTGGGCAATTTCAGGAAAGTATCTTCTTTGTACCCTGAAGAGCAGAGTAAACATGACAATGCCGGAAGTATTTGTAGTGGATATGAAAAAGGAACTTTTAGAAGGTAACAAATCTATCTTCAGCAGGTTATTGCTATCTGAGATAGAAAAGAACTTGCAGAAGGGAGAACAGGTTTTACTTTTCTTAAACAGAAGAGGTTATTCACCTGTTGTGATATGCCGTGAATGTGGTTACGTGTATATGTGTAAAAATTGCAGCATTTCTCTTACCTATCACAAAAGTGGGTATTTGAAATGTCATTATTGTAATTATAAAGAGAAGTATACAGGTATATGTCCAAAATGTGGTAGTAAATATGTGCGCCAGTATGGAAGTGGTACTCAGAGAATTGAAGATGAGATTAAAATGTATTTCAAAGATGCTAAGATTTTACGTATGGACAAAGACACCACTACCAGAAAAGACGCTATTGAAGAAATTTTAAACAGGTTCAAGCGTAAAGAGGCTGACATATTGGTTGGAACCCAAATGATTGCAAAAGGTCTCCACTTTCCTGACTTGACTCTGGTTGGAGTGATAAATGCGGATACTATTTTGAATATGCCGGATTTTAGAAGTAAGGAAAGAACATTTCAACTTCTTACTCAAGTAGCTGGCAGAGCTGGGAGAGAAAAACAAGGGAGAGTGATAATTCAGACATTCAATCCTGATGATTACAGTATTGTTGCAGCATCAAAGCACGACTATGAGAGCTTTTTTAGAGAAGAGATAAAACTGCGAAAAGCAATGGGGTATCCACCCTATGCATACATAGTAAATTTCGTGGTGGTATCTCAAAACGAGAAGTATGCTCAAAGAGGAATAGAAAATGTATACAGATTGCTTGAGGAATATTCGAAAACAGCAGATGCAAAAATCTATGGACCAAGTGAAAGCCCCATTTTCAAAGTTGAGAATCAGTATAGGTATCATATTCTTGTGAAATTTAAAAAGGCTTTGCAGATGATTGATGTAGCAAATAAGATAAAAGAAAGATATAATTATAATAATGCTGAACTTATAATAGACGTCAACCCTTGGAATACACTGTAACAGGAGGGTAAAGAAACACAAAATGGCTTTAAGAAAAATAAGAACATATGAGGATGAAATACTTCGGAAAAAATCTAAAACTGTTGAAAAATTTGATAAAAGGCTCCATGACCTTCTTGACGATATGAAAGAAACTATGTATGAAGCAAACGGAATAGGACTTGCAGCACCTCAAGTTGGGATATTAAAAAGAGCGATTGTAATTGATATAGGCGATGGAGCAATTGAGATTGTAAATCCCATTGTAGAGCATTCTGAAGGAACTCAGATAGATATTGAAGGCTGCCTTTCTGTTCCCAATGTGTGGGGAGAAGTAGAAAGACCTAAAAAGGTGACCGTAAAGGGGCAGAATAGATACGGTGAAGAGATTGTAATTGAAGCTGAGGATTTGCTTGCACGGGCTTTGTGCCATGAGATTGACCATCTTGATGGAGTTTTGTTTATTGACAAGGTGATAAGGTTTGTGACAGAAGAAGAGATTGAAGAAAGACGTTCAAAGGGACAAAAGATGGACTTAGAATAATGGTTCTAAACACACAACTATTTTCTGAAAGGAGATAGGATAGCCGTTGGATATTGTTTTCATGGGAACACCAGAGTTTGCGGTAAATATATTGCAGAAGTTAATTGAAGATCCTACATTTAACATAAGACTGGTGGTAACTCAGCCGGACAAGCCAGTGGGCAGAAAACAGATTCTAACTCCACCACCGGTCAAAGAGTTTGCATTAAAATTTAATCTTAATGTAATTCAACCTGAGAAATTAAAAGGCAACCAAGAGTTTTTTGAAATCTTGAAAAAGATAAATCCAGATGTAATTGTAGTTGTGGCATATGGCAAAATACTTCCGAAGGAAGTTTTGCACATCCCCAGATATGGATGTATCAATGTTCATGCTTCACTTTTACCTGAATATAGAGGTGCTGCGCCAATTCAAAGGGCAATTATGGATGGGCAAAATTATACAGGCATTACAATTATGAAGATGGATGAAGAACTTGATACAGGAGATATTCTGCTTCAGGAAAAAATAGAAATAGAGAAAAATGATGATGTAATAACACTTTCTAACAAGCTTTCTGAGCTTGGTGGGAGACTTTTAATTAAAACTTTAAAAAATATTTCAAATATTACACCAATTAAGCAAGACTCGACAAAAGCTACGTATGCTCCTCCAATTGAAAAAAGTGAGGGTCAGATTTCTTGGGATATGACTAATATAGAAATCTATAATAGATTTAGAGCTCTAAAAGGTTGGCCAGGTATATTTACCGCCTATAAAGGTAAACTCTTAAAAATCCATGACATGGAGATTGTAAATGAAAAGAAGATAGAAAATGTGCAAAATGGTACAGTTATAGAGATTGACGATAGTGGGATTGTGATCAAGGTGAAAGACGGTGCAATAAAGATAAAAGAACTTCAATTAGAAGGTGGCAGAAAAATAAGTGCAAAAGATTTTGTCAATGGGTATAAAATAAAAAGAGGTGATATTTTAAGGTAAAAAGGGAGCGGGTTAGAATATGTTTTACTATTTTGACCCTATGTATTTGATTTTTGCAATTCCTGCATTTTTAATTT is drawn from Caldicellulosiruptor naganoensis and contains these coding sequences:
- a CDS encoding histone deacetylase family protein is translated as MQKAQNKLGLILFPAFDWKITPTHPEREERLLYTIDQIEEEGLFDYENIFVYNPEVIDDKYINLTHFCIPDVDSIVTISHKIAAGSSITIAKKVLSNEVTKGFALIRPPGHHAHRITYGDRGFCIINNEAIMVEYLRKEHKTKKIAIIDTDCHHGDGTQDIFWNDKDVLFISLHQDGRTLYPGSGFTNEIGGPAAIGYTLNLPLPPYTSDEGFLYCLENLILPILEEFKPEIIINSAGQDNHYSDPLTNMNFSAQGYAKLTEKLNPHISVLEGGYSVESALPYVNLGIIFALAGIDYSNIKEPDYDYEKLRQSTKISEYIKRLCENVYTIWKNKEQTEHDLKKKYQKYFTRKKSIYYDTMGFLEQQLESIKICNKCSGLITIESYCLNYRVFAITIPHDACDECYDEGYKLFATTDIGSFSHIILQDKRNFEFHKKEYSK
- a CDS encoding hydantoinase/oxoprolinase family protein, which codes for MIIGLDVGGTNIDIVAIENNKVVDYKKFELGHDVLSSILTSLEEFITKDHISTLNRIVLSTTITTNAIVQNKLDKVGMIIENGIGANPDFLMCADANVLVDGYINNRGIEVKSFSPHTVEKAVSEFKKFSIRNVGIACKFSVRNPKHENEIYDIVKKHCFEFISLGHRISGKLNFPRRVFSTYLNSAVYSSFKLLYSAILEFLKEKNLPTEIVFIQKPDGGIINLENLKEFPIFSILSGPAASAQGGYILSKPISNAVIIDIGGTTTDISFVCNGQFVLEQYGATIGNYPTLVRAIYSRSVGIGGDSIVKVEDSISVGPETVKSYATDRENVVTFSDVLLYSTNSSCLDNKLQTRLMNLSKKVNMSLTLFCNEVLEIALNAISKKIKEGIEYINSAPVYTIQKLLYGEKFAPEKAIVIGGAADLIREHLEKKLKIRVEVPQYYMVANAIGCALGSVSREYNLIADTQQGKVYIPELNKCESVDIDFTPAQAKDFLINKIIEAGDALSAEEIEIIEENSFNMIRNLRYCGKIIKIKAQLKPKLQELK
- a CDS encoding YicC/YloC family endoribonuclease, producing the protein MIKSMTGYGGSKQIINLREYSVDIRSVNHRYLEINLKVPKEFVKFESEIKNLISKYISRGKVDVYVSFKSFSEKDYRIIPNLGLLKQYLEAINVVRENFAEVQDDFSLSTFIKLPDALVIENQELDSDIIKNELLSCIEDAVKSLDNMRKTEGENLKKDILQRIEKIKEIIQTIEQYSASLVENYREKLYKRISEYFDIKNIDENRLMLEITLFADKSDITEELVRLKSHINQFVGCIEEGGVVGKKLDFIVQEMNREANTIGAKSIIYEISSCVVSLKDELEKIREQVQNIE
- the remA gene encoding extracellular matrix/biofilm regulator RemA, which produces MKLINIGFGNIVSANRLIAIVSPDSAPIKRIIQEARERGMLIDATYGRRTRAVIITDSDHVILSAVQPETVAHRVIEPEEDFEEDIDVDDEVDKK
- the gmk gene encoding guanylate kinase, with the protein product MKEGLLIVISGPAGVGKGTVVGRLLERNPNIKLSISKTTRKPRPDEKEGISYFFVSREQFEDDIKNDNLLEYAEYNNNYYGTPKDFVLETLKKGFDVILEIETQGALKIKSKFEDAVLIFMLPPSMQELYNRLKKRATETEEEIEARMNIARGEIKLLPKYDYCVVNDDVDKAVEAIEKIIEVEKLKTRRFDIQSFLKE
- the rpoZ gene encoding DNA-directed RNA polymerase subunit omega, whose protein sequence is MLLRPGLNELLQYVDNKYTLSVLVAKRARQLLEQAQKKMDLNLNSDKYVTMAVNETASGKISYKYIKPVKKNESKK
- the coaBC gene encoding bifunctional phosphopantothenoylcysteine decarboxylase/phosphopantothenate--cysteine ligase CoaBC, with translation MSLKNKNVLIGICGGIAAYKVCELIRLLRKLEANVKIIMTQNAQKFITPLTVQTLSQNRVYLDTFESEYSYDIEHISLTNWADILIVAPATANIIGKFANGIADDLLSTTFLAFNKPILVVPAMNSNMFENRIVQANIQKLKQMGINVLEPDAGLLACGVYGKGRYPENQKIIIEIERLLEKKDLEGKSILITAGPTREYLDPVRFISNRSSGKMGFALAEEAYKRGAKVTLISGPVNIQTYADIKIINVETASQMYDEVKKMKDEHDILIFSAAVADFRPKNFKESKIKKDQWQNLHIELEKNPDILKYAGETKKDWQIVVGFSAETENVVENSQKKLYEKNADLIVANNVLQEGAGFDVDTNIVTLISKDKILEFSKLTKREVASKIFDFIVDYLCRKEQR
- the priA gene encoding replication restart helicase PriA, producing the protein MIAEVCINYQDANVDKTFDYLVPEHLEELVEVGKRVYVNFGVSNRVVEGLIVNVKEDTNIEKEKLKRIFSVIDKIPVVSEEQIKLAFSIRDYYALKLGQALELVIPPFISNKDIYQISAKTDQEIDLEGELKEIYKKILKRPISANSKFAKENKEKIISLFLKGLLKYELKPLKSLEDKKENMLTEPQYGLTDEQNRALDVIKTAFDEGVYKNILLFGVTGSGKTEVYIQAMKYVIEKGKSVILMVPEISLTPQMIESVKNRLNTTVVVYHSKMSSLQRQMAWLKLKSGEAKVVIGPRSAIFAPAKELGLIIVDEEHEPSYKAEKSPRINAVEVAQMRAKINNIPVVLGSATPMVEHYYWAISGKYLLCTLKSRVNMTMPEVFVVDMKKELLEGNKSIFSRLLLSEIEKNLQKGEQVLLFLNRRGYSPVVICRECGYVYMCKNCSISLTYHKSGYLKCHYCNYKEKYTGICPKCGSKYVRQYGSGTQRIEDEIKMYFKDAKILRMDKDTTTRKDAIEEILNRFKRKEADILVGTQMIAKGLHFPDLTLVGVINADTILNMPDFRSKERTFQLLTQVAGRAGREKQGRVIIQTFNPDDYSIVAASKHDYESFFREEIKLRKAMGYPPYAYIVNFVVVSQNEKYAQRGIENVYRLLEEYSKTADAKIYGPSESPIFKVENQYRYHILVKFKKALQMIDVANKIKERYNYNNAELIIDVNPWNTL
- the def gene encoding peptide deformylase is translated as MALRKIRTYEDEILRKKSKTVEKFDKRLHDLLDDMKETMYEANGIGLAAPQVGILKRAIVIDIGDGAIEIVNPIVEHSEGTQIDIEGCLSVPNVWGEVERPKKVTVKGQNRYGEEIVIEAEDLLARALCHEIDHLDGVLFIDKVIRFVTEEEIEERRSKGQKMDLE
- the fmt gene encoding methionyl-tRNA formyltransferase yields the protein MGTPEFAVNILQKLIEDPTFNIRLVVTQPDKPVGRKQILTPPPVKEFALKFNLNVIQPEKLKGNQEFFEILKKINPDVIVVVAYGKILPKEVLHIPRYGCINVHASLLPEYRGAAPIQRAIMDGQNYTGITIMKMDEELDTGDILLQEKIEIEKNDDVITLSNKLSELGGRLLIKTLKNISNITPIKQDSTKATYAPPIEKSEGQISWDMTNIEIYNRFRALKGWPGIFTAYKGKLLKIHDMEIVNEKKIENVQNGTVIEIDDSGIVIKVKDGAIKIKELQLEGGRKISAKDFVNGYKIKRGDILR